The genomic window TTTAGCACGAGCCCAAGCTGATGCAGACCATATAATTGCTCAGAGTAAAGAGGAAGCAATTAGCATCAAGGAAGAAGCCTACGAACAGGGCCGAAAAGAAGGCTTTGAGGCAGGTTATGAAAAGGGCTTCCAGGCTGGGCAGGAAGTTGTTGAAGAATTGCAAGAACAAAAAAAGCGTACTATTGCTCAGCTCCTTGCTGCTTACAACTCTATTTATGAAGAAACAGAAGAATCATTAATTAATTTAGCCTTAGAAATAGCCCGGAAAATTATTAATAAAAAAGTAGAATTAGATGATGAACTTATCTTCAGTATTGCTAAAAACGCCCTGCGGGAGGCTCATGCGGCTGAAATGTATATTCTTTTTGTTAGCCCGGACGACTTAGCAAAATCTTTAGAGTATAAAAGCGAGCTTCAATCATATATTCCAGAAGGCGCCAGTTTGCAAGTTATTGCTGATGGGGATTTAGCTAAAGGAAACTGCCGAGTTGAAACTAATTTGGGATATACTGACGGGACTATTGAACAGCAGTTCAAGGAACTAAGAGCATTGTTTAGCCAAATTGTTCCTGAACAAGGGGATGCTTAATATGCTTGGGAGATATAGCACATGGCCATTGATTTAAGTAAATACTTTTCTTTGCTAAAAAAGATAGATTTATTGCAATCTACAGGCAAGGTTTCTCAAGTTATTGGATTAATTATTGAAGTAACAGGCATTCGAGCTGCGGTAGGGGAGATTTGTAAAATATTTGTTCCTGGGCAAATTGAACCAACTGTGGCTGAAGTAGTTGGCTTTAAAAATACCAAAACCCTTTTAATGCCTTTAGGCGAATTGAATGGAATTTCCCCAGGCTGCGCAGTGTTTCCTACAGGCAAAAGCCACACTGTTTATGTTGGAGATTTCCTGTTAGGACAGGTTTTAGATGGTTTAGGCAGGCCTATGGAGGCTGATGTGGATGTTCATAAAGGTATTGAATACTCTGTGAACAATAATCCACCGGACCCATTAACTCGACAGAGGATTACTCAGGTCTTAAGCACAGGTGTAAAAGCAATCGATGGTTTGCTGACTTGCGGCCAAGGACAAAGGGTCGGTATTTTTGCTGGCAGCGGTGTTGGCAAATCGACTCTTTTAGGTATGATTGCCCGGCAGAGCAGTGCTGAGATTAATGTCATCTCTTTAGTAGGAGAAAGAGGCCGGGAAGTTTTAGATTTTATTGAAAGGGACTTAGGTACCGAAGGCTTGGCTAAATCCGTTGTGGTTGTAGCCACTTCCGATCAGCCTGCTTTAATTAGAATCAAAGCAGCTTTTGTGGCTACGGCAGTAGCTGAATTTTTTAGGGATCAGGGAAAAAATGTGATGCTGATGATGGATTCTGTAACCCGTTTTGCCATGGCCCAAAGGGAAGTAGGTTTGGCTATCGGAGAGCCCCCTGCTACTAAAGGTTATACTCCTTCAGTTTTTGCCATGCTGCCACGATTATTAGAAAGAGCCGGCAATGGGAATACAGGTTCAATCACCGGCCTTTACACTGTTCTAGTTGATGGAGACGATATGAATGAACCTATTGCTGACGCTGTACGGGGTATTCTTGACGGACACATAGTTTTATCTCGCAGTTTAGCTGCTAAAAACCATTATCCAGCTATAGATGTTTTAAGCAGCGTTAGCCGTTTGATGTCGGAGATTACGGCTCAAGAACACCAGGCTGCTGCTGGGCAAATTAGGGATTTTCTAGCTAGTTATTATAAGGTTGAGGACTTAATTAATATTGGAGCCTATCAGCAGGGCAGCAACATTGAAGTTGACAGAGCAATTAAACATTATCCGCAAATCATTAATTTCTTAACACAAGAGGCTAATGAACACATTTCATTGGAAGCTACTTTGGAACAGATGCAGTCTATTTTGGCTAATTAAAGGGGCTAAATGATGAAAAGTTTCAAATTTAACTTAGAAAGTGTTTTGGAATTTAAGCAGCTAAAAGAAGATGAAGCCAAGCAAAAACTAACGGAGGCTAATTTTAAGGTTAGAAGAGAAGAAGATATTTTAAAAGGTTATCAAAATAAATTAAAATCTGCTCAAGAACAGACTCCAATGGAATTAACTGTTTTTTATGCTCAGCAAAAAGATGCTTATTTAAGTAATTTAATAGAGCATATTTCTTTACAACAAAAACAATTGCGAGTAGCTCAGCTCGAGGCAGAATGCCGTAAAAAAGAATTTATTACAGCTCATAGGGAATTGCAAACTCTGCAAAATTTAAAGGAAAAGAGATTTCGGGAATATACTTTTGAACTAGAAAGAATAGAGCAAAACCTGATGGATGATCTAGGCTTAAGATCCTTTTTACGAAAAGCCCAGGGCTTCCAAGAGTAATTTCTTGAAAGGAGGTGAATAGATGCCAAGTCAAATAAGCTGTTATTTTATGCCTGCAACTTTCCCAAAAAACACAGGCAGTAAAAGTAAGGTAAGCCAAAAGGAGTCTAAGGGCAGCTTTGCTGAACTAGTTAATAAGGCTGTGAATAAGGATAATGGTACTAAAAAGGCCGCAGCTAGATTTGAATCTGAGAAAGTGGACAGCGCCGAAAACAAACAAGAAGATGTATTTGAAAAACCTAGTGATGAGATCAGTTCTGCATTGGTCCAAGACAGTAAGTCAGATTTTATTCCGCCTGATTTTACTCCTCCAATTATAAATCAGCAAAGTATAAATGTATCTCAAACAGGTGAAGGTGAATTAATTGATCAACAGTTGACTGCTAATTCAACCCAAAATTTTAGCCGGAATTTAATTCTGCCAGAGAATAACGTTGCTGCAGTTGTGAACTTGGAAGGAGATCCTGCCAAGGTGCCGCAAACCGCAACTGACACATTTGCTGCAACAGCCGGTAATCTTGAACTAAGTGGGGTTTCAACACAAGGTAAGACTGATGCTAATACTGTTCCTGCAACAACGGAGCAAAGCCCACAGCTTCAGCTTAATACTCAGGAGAAGCAAGCATTAGTAGAGTCAGTTAATGAGCAAACAACTGCTCAGGAAGGGCAAAATTTAGAACACCCCAAAATAGAGCTGACAGCAGAAAAAGTTGAACAAACAGCAGATACTAAACAATTTAATGTTCGAACCGCTGAGCCAACTTCGAGTGATGAACTGCAAAATTTCTTTAGCAATGGAAGTAACACTGATGGGAGTTCAGCTAGTTTACAAGATAATCAGCAAGCAGCTAATCAATTTTCCTTAAATAAAGATGCAATAATTTCCACAAATCAACAGCCCCAACAAACTCAATCTTTAAATTTTCGCAGTTTAGCCAGCCAGCTGATTGAATCGATTAAAACTAATATTTCTAAGGGCAAAAGTGAGCTGGAGGTACAGTTAAAACCTGATTACCTGGGAAAAGTACATTTGAAACTTTCCCTTGAAGACGGCGTATTAGCGGCTAAAATTGCTGTGGAAAACCAGGCGGTAGGCAAAAATTTAGAAAATAATTTACAGCAGCTGCGTCAGTCATTTCAGGAACAAGGGCTGAAATTCAGCGCCATCGATGTGGAAGTTGGCAGCGGGTCTTTATACCAGGAAGGAAACAATCAACAACAGCAGCAGTCTAACCAAAGCTTTTCTGCCCAAACAAATACTTGGACTACAGAATTAGATGAATTAGCTGCTGGAAAGAGTGCTAGTCAATTGGGGGTAGTAAATTATCTCGCTTAAGGAGGTGGAAAAATGGTTGATGCAGTTAACACATCAGCAAATACAACAACAACGGCCACATCAACTTCTAAATCTAATAGCAGCACCAGTAAGCAAGATTTTTTAATGCTTTTGGTTACCGAATTGCAAAATCAAGATCCTTTGGAACCTATGGATAACAAAGATATGATGGCTCAAGTAGCCCAGTTTAGTACTTTGGAAGAGATACAGAATTTAAATAAGCAAGTTGCCCTGACCCAGGCTATTGGACTGGTAGGTGCTAAAGTCGTAGCCAAAGAGGGCAGCGAGGAAATTCAAGGAATTGTGGATAGTGTCAAAATGTCTGGTGACGATTGCTATTTAATCGTTGGAGACAAGGAAGTTGAATTGTCCGATTTGGTCCAAGTAAGTTCCCCTTTAACAACATCGAATGATACTGAAACTAAGGGGGACAACTAAAATGGTAGAAAAGGTTGATTTATCAAGGCCTATTTTACCTATTGAGCAATTAAATTCAAGTTCTGCCCAAAGTAAAAAAAACAGCTCCCAGACTAGTTTTAAAGAAGTTTTCAATAAACAGCTTCATGGAGAAGAAAAGCTGCACTTTTCCAAACACGCTCAGGAACGGCTGGAAAGTAGAGAAATTAAACTTTCAGAAACGGATCTGCAGAAGATTACTGCAGCTATTGACAAGGCCAAAGCAAAGGGCGCTCGAGAATCTTTGCTGCTTTTAAATAACTTAGCTTTAATTGTTAGTGTTAAAAATAATACAGTTGTGACAGCTTTAGATAATGAAAATATGAAAAATAATGTATTTACGAATATAGATAGTGCTGTAATACTATAGGGCCGGACCTCTTAGAGGAAGCCCAAAACTGTGGATTGATGGAAACAGTTTGCAAATTATTTTTCTAACATACTTGAGGAGGTCAGATATTTATGATGAGATCTTTGTACTCAGCTGTTGCAGGGCTGAGGACACACCAAACAAGAATGGATGTAATTGGTGATAATATTGCTAACGTTAACACTTACGGTTTTAAAAAATCTAGGACAACCTTTCAAGACATGTTTTACCAAACTTTGCAAGGGGGCTCTGCAGCAGAGGATGGCGATGCCAGAGGAGGTACAAACAGCTCTCAGGTGGGTTTAGGCGTAACTTTAGCTACTATCGATGGTATTCATACTCAAGGGGCAGCGGCTCCTACAGGCAAAGAAAGTGACCTAATGATTCAAGGAGACGGTTTTTTTATTTTACACGAGGAAGGCACAGATGGCGCTACTTATTATACACGGAACGGTAATTTTTCTTTAGATAACAATGGTGATTTGGTAAACACAGCCAATGGTTTATATGTAACAGATACTGATGGCAATAAAATCAATGTACCGACTACTTCCAAAAGCTTCAGTATTAGTAAAAAAGGAGAAGTAATAATTACGCAGGCAGACGGAACTATAGCTGATAACCCCCAAATTATCGCTATTGCTAAATTTCCCAACCCTGCAGGGCTGCAAAAAGTTGGTCAGAACATGTACGTTTATGATACCTCAGCTGGTAATGAGGCGGGGGACCCTACTGGTGGCAGTACCAATAATGTTGGGGGAGCTCCTGGCCTAGAGGGCCGGGGAATCATTCTTTCCGGTTCCTTAGAAATGTCTAACGTAGAATTAGCCCAGGAATTTACTGATCTGATTACGACTCAAAGAGGTTTCCAGGCTAATGCCAAAACCATTACAACTTCTGACCAAATGTTAGAAGAACTATTGAACATTAAACGTTAATTGAATTAAGCGGGGACATATCTTGAAGAGAATTTAGTTCATTAAAGATATGTCTCAGCTGCTTTACTAAAATTAAATAATAGTTGAGGAAAACCATGATTACGTTAACAACTTTAGATAAGAGGAAAATTTATTTGAATCCTCATTTAATTGAACAAATAGAAAGTGTACCTGAAACGGTGCTTACCTTAACTAATGGCAAAAAGATCTTAATCTGCGAGACTCCCCAAATTGTAGCTCAAAAAGTAGCTAAGTATAATCGAAGTATTTATGGGCCTAAGAGGATGAAAACTTTTTGAGGTGAGCTGAAGTGGCCAAATTTAAAAAAACACCTGTGGCAGGTTTCTTAGGCGGTCTAATTATTATATTGCTCTCCATATCATTGGGTGGTAAATTGAGTTTTTTTTTCAATTTGCCAGCTTTATTAATGACCATAGGAGGATCTTTTTTTGCCAGCTTAGTTATCTACGATTTAGGAACGATTAAAAATCTAGGAAGCAAGATCTATTGGGCCTTTACTTTCGAACCTCAAGATGCTGAACCACTAATTGAATTGGCTAAGAATTTAGCTCAAAAAGTCCGCCAAGATGGTATTATGTGTTTGGAAGAGGAAGCTCATAAAGTGGAAAACAGCTTTTTCCGCAAAGGTGTGGAACTAATTATAGAGGCTGAATCACCAGAATATACCCAAAACATTTTGCAAAAGGAAATACAAAGTACCCGGAAAAGTGTTCAAACAGAAATTCAACTTCTAAAAACCTGGGCTCTTTTAGCTCCTGCTTTTGGCCTTTTAGGAGGAATTATTAGTTTAATTCAGTTACTCTTTCATTTACGATATCCAGGGCAGTTAGGGGCTGGAGCAGCCACTGCTCTACTTCCTATTTTTTACGGTCTAATTATTTCTTATTTATTTTGCTTCCCCCTAGTGGAAAAGTTAGAGCTGCAAAACGAAAGAGATTATTTACTAAAGACAGCCATGTTAGAATGCATTATGGCTATTCAGTCTGGCTTAAATCCACGAAGGCTGGAAGAAAAATTAAGATTGCTTCTAGATTTAGAGGTAGTAGTGGATGCCTAAGGGAAGCAGTAAATTTTACACCTATCTTTGGGCATTGTTCTATGCTAACCTGATAACTATTTTTCTTTTTATCCTGGTTATTGCTTCAGTAATTGCTTTTGCAGATGAACAAAAATTAATGTTTTTTGGTTTAAAGCCAGGAAATAGTCAGGGAGATGCTTTAATTCCTCAGCTTTACCAAAAAACATCTAATTATTTAGATGAAATGGATTTAACAGAAGATATAATAATGCTAAAACTGCCCCAAGGTATAGGCTTAGTTTTTAGACAGGATTTAATCTTTGCTAATAAAGAAAGCAATTTTAAGCCTCAGGCTGACCGTATTTTACAACCCCTTGCGCTATTTTTTGCTTACATACCAAATAGTATTTGGATTCAATGCTACCCTGGAGGGGAAAACCCTAAACCGGCTGATACAGAATTATCCATAGCTAGGGCAGAAGAGCTGAGGGACTATTTTAACAAAAAGCTGCAGCCGGAGGGAAAACGGGTTGCTGCTGTTAGTTTTGGTTATAAAAGTGCAGGCGAGTCTAATATTATCATAGTAATCAGAACCATAGGTAAATGGGAGTGAAACATTGATGGCTGAAAAAGCAGGCAAATCATCGAAGCTAATTGTATTTTTACTCATTGGAATTATTGTTTTGCTGTTGGCCCTAGGTGGCGGTTATTTACTTTTTGTGAAAACTAAACTTCCAAGCAGCGAAGCTGCAGAAAAACCAATGTTGAGTACAAAACTGGACACATTTACTGTTAATTTGTCCGATAGCAATTTCCGGCGTTACTTAAGGGTTGATTTAGCCCTGGAATTTGAGAATAAAAAGACAGAGGAAGTAATTAAGGAAAAAGAATACCGTATCCGGGATGCCATTATTCTCTATTTTATGAAGAAAAGATCAACAGATTGTGGTAACATCAATAAGATTAAACAAGATGTTTTGAAAATAATAAACAGCAAATTAGATGAAAAAAATCAAATTTCCGGTGTTTATTTTAACGAATTTATTATTAACTAACATTTAGGGTGAGAAAAATGGACAGAAATCTTACTGAGGAAGAAATAGCTCAATTGTTTGCTCAATCTGAACTAAGGTCTAAGGAACCAAGCATTGCTAAAGCACGCTTTAAGGAATTGGAGCCTGTTGTTGGCTTGAAAAATGCGGCCAGGAATATGGAGGTATTAAATGATATTAAGTTAAGAATCGAGGCCCGCTTAGGAGATAAAAAGCTTACTGTCAGGGAAATTCTTGACCTGGATGTTGGTTCCGTTATTCAGTTAGAAAGAATGGCGGGAGAGTTAATAGATTTGTTTATTAATGATGAATATTTTGCATTAGGTGAAATCGTGGTAATCAATGATTCCTTTGCCGTCAGAGTAAGCAGCCTTGCAGAAGAAGAGGTCGTTGAATAGAGGTTGATATAGTGGACTTATTTGCAGCAATATTACGTATTGTAATTTTTTTGCCCATAGTTGCCGCTTTAGCTTATATTTACGTTAAATATGGGCTGGGGAAAATGAGTCAGTACAAAACTTCTGAAAATTTGCAAGTTGTAGACAGGGTTACATTAGGGCCTAAAGCGAATTTATTTGTTGTAAAGGTTGTTGATCAATATTATTTAATGTCTATTAGCGAACAGCAGATTCAGCTTTTAAAGGAACTTAAGAATTATCCTCAAACAGAAGACTATATTGTAAAAGACTTAAATGTGCTGACAATACATGAAGAGTCTAAGGAAAGCTGGTCTGCAAAGTTGAAGATGAAAGGCAAGAAATGATGAAACGTACTATAAAACGTACTATTAAACGTGCATGGTTAGCCATTCCAGTACTAGTTATGATAGGTTTAATTTTTTTTCAACATAGTGCAGCAGCAGAACCTATAAGTATGCCAAATATTGATTTATCCCTTGGCACTGGCAGCCAGCCTACTGAAGTAGTGGACAGTATTAAGCTGCTGGTGTTTTTAACAGTACTATCTTTGGCCCCGGCCATTTTAGTTCTAATGACTTCCTTTACCAGGATTATTGTGGTTCTTTCTTTTGTGCGCAATGCTTTAGGGACCCAACAAACTCCTCCTAACCAGATTTTAATTGGTTTGGCTTTATTTTTAACATTTTTTATTATGCTTCCCGTATATCAACAAGTGAAAACTCAAGCCATAGATCCCTATATAAGCAACAAGATTAGCCAAGAGCAGGCATTTAATAAAGCAGCTCAGCCAATTAAGGAATTTATGTTTAAACAAACTAGGGAAAAGGATTTAGCTTT from Bacillota bacterium LX-D includes these protein-coding regions:
- a CDS encoding flagellar basal body-associated FliL family protein, with the protein product MAEKAGKSSKLIVFLLIGIIVLLLALGGGYLLFVKTKLPSSEAAEKPMLSTKLDTFTVNLSDSNFRRYLRVDLALEFENKKTEEVIKEKEYRIRDAIILYFMKKRSTDCGNINKIKQDVLKIINSKLDEKNQISGVYFNEFIIN
- the fliO gene encoding flagellar biosynthetic protein FliO — encoded protein: MDLFAAILRIVIFLPIVAALAYIYVKYGLGKMSQYKTSENLQVVDRVTLGPKANLFVVKVVDQYYLMSISEQQIQLLKELKNYPQTEDYIVKDLNVLTIHEESKESWSAKLKMKGKK
- the fliJ gene encoding flagellar export protein FliJ, whose protein sequence is MMKSFKFNLESVLEFKQLKEDEAKQKLTEANFKVRREEDILKGYQNKLKSAQEQTPMELTVFYAQQKDAYLSNLIEHISLQQKQLRVAQLEAECRKKEFITAHRELQTLQNLKEKRFREYTFELERIEQNLMDDLGLRSFLRKAQGFQE
- a CDS encoding TIGR02530 family flagellar biosynthesis protein; its protein translation is MVEKVDLSRPILPIEQLNSSSAQSKKNSSQTSFKEVFNKQLHGEEKLHFSKHAQERLESREIKLSETDLQKITAAIDKAKAKGARESLLLLNNLALIVSVKNNTVVTALDNENMKNNVFTNIDSAVIL
- the fliP gene encoding flagellar type III secretion system pore protein FliP (The bacterial flagellar biogenesis protein FliP forms a type III secretion system (T3SS)-type pore required for flagellar assembly.) — encoded protein: MIGLIFFQHSAAAEPISMPNIDLSLGTGSQPTEVVDSIKLLVFLTVLSLAPAILVLMTSFTRIIVVLSFVRNALGTQQTPPNQILIGLALFLTFFIMLPVYQQVKTQAIDPYISNKISQEQAFNKAAQPIKEFMFKQTREKDLALFVKMAKVDRPKNKNDITLATLTPAFVISELKTAFQMGFVIYIPFLVIDMVVASTLMSMGMFMVPPVMISLPFKIMLFVMVDGWYLVVKSLLESF
- a CDS encoding flagellar hook capping FlgD N-terminal domain-containing protein; translation: MVDAVNTSANTTTTATSTSKSNSSTSKQDFLMLLVTELQNQDPLEPMDNKDMMAQVAQFSTLEEIQNLNKQVALTQAIGLVGAKVVAKEGSEEIQGIVDSVKMSGDDCYLIVGDKEVELSDLVQVSSPLTTSNDTETKGDN
- a CDS encoding flagellar hook-basal body complex protein, which encodes MMRSLYSAVAGLRTHQTRMDVIGDNIANVNTYGFKKSRTTFQDMFYQTLQGGSAAEDGDARGGTNSSQVGLGVTLATIDGIHTQGAAAPTGKESDLMIQGDGFFILHEEGTDGATYYTRNGNFSLDNNGDLVNTANGLYVTDTDGNKINVPTTSKSFSISKKGEVIITQADGTIADNPQIIAIAKFPNPAGLQKVGQNMYVYDTSAGNEAGDPTGGSTNNVGGAPGLEGRGIILSGSLEMSNVELAQEFTDLITTQRGFQANAKTITTSDQMLEELLNIKR
- a CDS encoding flagellar FlbD family protein, translating into MITLTTLDKRKIYLNPHLIEQIESVPETVLTLTNGKKILICETPQIVAQKVAKYNRSIYGPKRMKTF
- a CDS encoding FliH/SctL family protein, with the translated sequence MPSLYRVIKDPKIVDTSVREIELRQNFSEGYAENQEDPAIQMQMEHTRQECGKLLARAQADADHIIAQSKEEAISIKEEAYEQGRKEGFEAGYEKGFQAGQEVVEELQEQKKRTIAQLLAAYNSIYEETEESLINLALEIARKIINKKVELDDELIFSIAKNALREAHAAEMYILFVSPDDLAKSLEYKSELQSYIPEGASLQVIADGDLAKGNCRVETNLGYTDGTIEQQFKELRALFSQIVPEQGDA
- a CDS encoding MotA/TolQ/ExbB proton channel family protein: MAKFKKTPVAGFLGGLIIILLSISLGGKLSFFFNLPALLMTIGGSFFASLVIYDLGTIKNLGSKIYWAFTFEPQDAEPLIELAKNLAQKVRQDGIMCLEEEAHKVENSFFRKGVELIIEAESPEYTQNILQKEIQSTRKSVQTEIQLLKTWALLAPAFGLLGGIISLIQLLFHLRYPGQLGAGAATALLPIFYGLIISYLFCFPLVEKLELQNERDYLLKTAMLECIMAIQSGLNPRRLEEKLRLLLDLEVVVDA
- a CDS encoding FliM/FliN family flagellar motor switch protein; the encoded protein is MDRNLTEEEIAQLFAQSELRSKEPSIAKARFKELEPVVGLKNAARNMEVLNDIKLRIEARLGDKKLTVREILDLDVGSVIQLERMAGELIDLFINDEYFALGEIVVINDSFAVRVSSLAEEEVVE
- the fliI gene encoding flagellar protein export ATPase FliI — its product is MAIDLSKYFSLLKKIDLLQSTGKVSQVIGLIIEVTGIRAAVGEICKIFVPGQIEPTVAEVVGFKNTKTLLMPLGELNGISPGCAVFPTGKSHTVYVGDFLLGQVLDGLGRPMEADVDVHKGIEYSVNNNPPDPLTRQRITQVLSTGVKAIDGLLTCGQGQRVGIFAGSGVGKSTLLGMIARQSSAEINVISLVGERGREVLDFIERDLGTEGLAKSVVVVATSDQPALIRIKAAFVATAVAEFFRDQGKNVMLMMDSVTRFAMAQREVGLAIGEPPATKGYTPSVFAMLPRLLERAGNGNTGSITGLYTVLVDGDDMNEPIADAVRGILDGHIVLSRSLAAKNHYPAIDVLSSVSRLMSEITAQEHQAAAGQIRDFLASYYKVEDLINIGAYQQGSNIEVDRAIKHYPQIINFLTQEANEHISLEATLEQMQSILAN
- a CDS encoding flagellar hook-length control protein FliK, producing the protein MPSQISCYFMPATFPKNTGSKSKVSQKESKGSFAELVNKAVNKDNGTKKAAARFESEKVDSAENKQEDVFEKPSDEISSALVQDSKSDFIPPDFTPPIINQQSINVSQTGEGELIDQQLTANSTQNFSRNLILPENNVAAVVNLEGDPAKVPQTATDTFAATAGNLELSGVSTQGKTDANTVPATTEQSPQLQLNTQEKQALVESVNEQTTAQEGQNLEHPKIELTAEKVEQTADTKQFNVRTAEPTSSDELQNFFSNGSNTDGSSASLQDNQQAANQFSLNKDAIISTNQQPQQTQSLNFRSLASQLIESIKTNISKGKSELEVQLKPDYLGKVHLKLSLEDGVLAAKIAVENQAVGKNLENNLQQLRQSFQEQGLKFSAIDVEVGSGSLYQEGNNQQQQQSNQSFSAQTNTWTTELDELAAGKSASQLGVVNYLA